The Cololabis saira isolate AMF1-May2022 chromosome 20, fColSai1.1, whole genome shotgun sequence genome includes a window with the following:
- the LOC133420485 gene encoding E3 ubiquitin-protein ligase CCNB1IP1, whose protein sequence is MIHGESDGEGGISLLNVLYVFPANDGPPLITNLLFTAMATSLCDDALLCNFPKCRGKLSGFAWVTACSHVFCDQHGSGEFSRSPAICPACSSALSGKLDIVRTELSPTEEYKAMVLAGLRPDIVLDICARALAFWRYQVHQERMYQEYSLSRAEAQLKQMDKVLTQQNQSRELELTAMRGEITSLKKVMEEYKRKYSEVSERLMDRNRQYQKLQGLYDSLRLRNMVVGAGDKEMQPQHGNQDLNSMAARQAAPERSPNFLSLCPDIDNRFFSCLEADGPKTFFQISSPARDRVWPFNNQH, encoded by the exons tcctgtatgtgtttcCTGCTAATGATGGTCCTCCATTAATAACTAATCTGCTCTTTACAGCCATGGCCACGTCCCTCTGTGATGACGCACTGCTGTGCAACTTTCCAAAGTGTCGGGGCAAGTTGAGTGGTTTCGCCTGGGTCACGGCCTGCTCGCATGTTTTTTGTGATCAGCATGGATCTGGAGAGTTCAGCCGCTCCCCTGCCATCTGCCCTGCCTGCTCCTCTGCACTGTCTGGGAAGCTGGACATTGTGAGGACGGAGCTTTCTCCAACCGAGGAGTACAAAGCAATGGTGCTGGCAGGTCTACGGCCAGACATCGTTCTGGACATTTGTGCTCGTGCTCTTGCCTTTTGGCGCTATCAG GTCCACCAAGAGCGTATGTATCAAGAGTACAGTCTTTCACGTGCTGAAGCTCAATTAAAGCAGATGGATAAGGTTTTGACCCAGCAAAACCAGAGTAGAGAACTGGAGCTCACCGCCATGAGGGGGGAGATCACCTCCCTCAAGAAA GTGATGGAGGAATATAAGAGGAAGTACAGCGAAGTGTCTGAGAGGCTGATGGACAGGAACAGGCAGTACCAGAAACTACAGGGGCTGTACGACTCCCTGAGGCTGCGAAACATGGTGGTGGGCGCCGGGGACAAAGAAATGCAGCCACAACATGGAAATCAAGACCTAAACAGCA TGGCAGCTCGGCAGGCGGCTCCTGAGAGAAGCCCTAATTTCCTGTCCCTCTGCCCCGATATAGACAACCGTTTCTTCTCCTGCCTGGAGGCCGATGGACCCAAGACCTTCTTCCAGATCAGCTCCCCAGCCAGAGATCGGGTCTGGCCCTTCAATAATCAGCACTGA
- the ttc5 gene encoding tetratricopeptide repeat protein 5 has protein sequence MAAGGEKSEEQMMQELVDELYNFRDSYISTRSVEEAGNKQREVAEEMERTLKKVEEKEKCFKQKAEFLLLKGRCLNVTPDFSSVAEECLSRAVKLDPGLVEAWNILGEQYWKKGDLIGANNCFTGALQQNKNKVSLRNLSMVLRQLPAASRDLQKKKVLESVELAREAVELDVMDGTSWKVLGNAYVFVFFAGGQDPQFSQKAFRAYTKAETVDKAASSFAELHFNRATLFQYEEMFGSALAGYGRAAALDPSWEVAPVREKQLLDYLEKVIELIQNKGKVKGHRLRKMLSNLNTSALGPCSSPTFRCPSDRVGSLEPQTLSSFKLGHNAGVAALGKVVFSLAADGRMAFTFGMVDSEETCVVVMVYNTADSWGVLIGDSVVIPEPNVKRHSITHKDKTFDFKSIRVDSPLFLIVNGKKQNIQSQIPVSVSYTIQSD, from the exons GAGCTTGTGGACGAACTTTACAATTTCAGAGACTCTTATATCTCGACTCGTAGTGTGGAGGAAGCTGGGAACAAACAAAGGGAAGTTGCAGAGGAGATGGAACGGACACTAAAGAAagtggaggaaaaagaaa AGTGCTTTAAACAGAAAGCAGAGTTTTTGCTGCTGAAAGGCAGGTGTCTGAACGTGACCCCAGATTTCAGTAGTGTCGCAGAGGAGTGCCTTTCCCGTGCCGTGAAGCTGGACCCTGGACTGGTTGAGGCCTGGAACATATTGGGGGAGCAATACTGGAAAAAAGGAGATTTGATTGGTGCTAATAACTGCTTTACTGGTGCCTTACAACAG AACAAGAACAAAGTTTCTCTGCGCAACCTCTCTATGGTGCTTAGGCAGCTGCCAGCAGCCAGCCGTGACTTGCAGAAGAAGAAGGTGCTGGAGAGTGTGGAGTTGGCCCGAGAAGCAGTCGAACTGGATGTAATGGATGGGACATCTTGGA AAGTCCTGGGAAACGCctatgtatttgtgtttttcgccggtgggcaggatccACAATTCTCTCAAAAAGCTTTTCGTGCTTATACTAAAGCT GAGACTGTGGACAAAGCTGCTTCTTCCTTTGCAGAGCTGCATTTCAACAGAGCCACTTTGTTCCAGTACGAGGAGATGTTTGGGAGCGCGCTCGCCGGCTACGGCCGGGCAGCAGCGTTGGACCCGAGCTGGGAAGTGGCACCAGTGAGAGAGAAGCAGCTACTGGATTATCTGGAGAAAGTGATAGAACTCATACAGAACAAG GGGAAGGTGAAAGGGCATCGATTACGGAAGATGCTCTCCAACCTCAACACCTCAGCTTTGGGTCCCTGCTCGTCTCCCACGTTCCGCTGTCCCTCGGACCGTGTGGGCAGCCTGGAGCCTCAAACTCTCTCCTCCTTCAAACTTGGTCACAATGCCGGGGTTGCTGCTCTGGGAAAGGTGGTGTTCAGCCTGGCCGCTGACGGTCGCATGGCTTT tacATTCGGCATGGTTGACAGTGAGGAGACGTGTGTCGTGGTGATGGTGTATAACACGGCCGACAGCTGGGGTGTCCTAATAGGAGACTCTGTTGTCATTCCTGAACCTAACGTGAAACGACACAGTATCACCCATAAAGATAAG ACATTTGACTTCAAAAGTATAAGAGTTGACTCTCCACTCTTCCTCATCGTCAACggcaagaagcaaaacatccAAAGTCAGATTCCTGTCTCAGTGAGCTACACGATACAGAGTGATTAA